The following proteins are co-located in the Wenzhouxiangella marina genome:
- the metK gene encoding methionine adenosyltransferase: MSAYLFTSESVSEGHPDKLADQISDAILDAILTQDQHARVACETFIKTGAVVVGGEISTTAWVDLEELIRQVVVDVGYDSSRVGFDGNTCSVINMIGKQSPDIAQGVDREIPENQGAGDQGLMFGYASNETDVLMPAPIFYAHRLVEQQTRLRKQADNPLPWLRPDAKSQVTLRYEDGKPVAIDAVVLSTQHDEDVSLEDIRAGVRKHIIDPVLPADWLHEGTLYHINPTGKFVIGGPVGDAGLTGRKIIVDTYGGMARHGGGAFSGKDPSKVDRSAAYAARYVAKNVVAAGLADKCELQVSYAIGVAEPTSVSVTTFGTNKIPEERIEALIREHFDLRPYGILKALDLLHPMYRQTATHGHFGREPVLTSAKVIRDGKQVEEQFTTFSWERTDKADALRAAAGL, translated from the coding sequence ATGAGCGCCTATCTGTTTACCTCCGAATCCGTCTCGGAAGGGCATCCGGACAAGCTGGCCGACCAGATTTCCGATGCCATTCTCGATGCCATCCTCACCCAGGACCAGCACGCCCGCGTGGCCTGCGAGACTTTCATCAAGACCGGCGCCGTCGTGGTCGGTGGTGAAATCAGCACCACGGCCTGGGTCGATCTCGAAGAACTGATCCGCCAGGTCGTCGTGGATGTGGGCTACGACTCGTCCCGCGTCGGCTTCGACGGCAATACCTGCTCGGTCATCAACATGATCGGCAAGCAGTCGCCGGACATCGCCCAGGGCGTCGACCGCGAGATCCCGGAAAACCAGGGTGCCGGTGACCAGGGCCTGATGTTCGGCTACGCCTCGAACGAGACCGACGTCCTGATGCCGGCCCCGATCTTCTACGCCCACCGCCTGGTCGAGCAGCAGACCCGGCTTCGCAAGCAGGCCGACAATCCCTTGCCCTGGCTGCGTCCGGACGCCAAGAGCCAGGTCACCCTGCGCTACGAGGACGGCAAGCCGGTGGCCATCGACGCCGTCGTCCTGTCGACCCAGCACGACGAGGACGTCAGCCTCGAGGACATCCGTGCGGGCGTGCGCAAGCACATCATCGATCCGGTGCTGCCGGCCGATTGGCTGCACGAGGGCACTCTGTACCACATCAACCCGACCGGCAAGTTCGTCATCGGGGGCCCGGTGGGCGACGCCGGCCTGACCGGCCGCAAGATCATCGTCGACACCTATGGCGGCATGGCCCGCCATGGCGGCGGTGCCTTCTCCGGCAAGGATCCGTCCAAGGTCGACCGTTCCGCCGCCTATGCCGCACGCTACGTGGCCAAGAACGTGGTGGCCGCCGGCCTGGCCGATAAGTGCGAACTCCAGGTCAGCTATGCCATCGGCGTCGCCGAGCCGACCTCGGTCTCGGTGACCACCTTCGGCACCAACAAGATCCCCGAGGAGCGCATCGAGGCCCTGATCCGCGAGCATTTCGATCTGCGCCCCTACGGCATTCTCAAGGCCCTGGATCTGCTCCACCCGATGTACCGTCAGACCGCGACGCATGGTCACTTCGGCCGCGAGCCGGTGTTGACCTCGGCCAAGGTCATCCGTGACGGCAAGCAGGTCGAAGAGCAGTTCACGACCTTCAGCTGGGAGCGCACGGACAAGGCCGATGCCCTTCGCGCTGCCGCCGGACTCTGA
- the ahcY gene encoding adenosylhomocysteinase, translating into MSANPETQAKSVLFDDSIAPTDKDYCVADESLAAFGRKEIEIAETEMPGLVQTRQEFAADKPLKGARIAGSLHMTIQTAVLIETLVELGADVRWASCNIYSTQDHAAAAMVARGIPVFAFKGENLVEYWEFTHRIFQWPNGETANMILDDGGDATLLLNLGAQAEEDPSILDNPGSEEERALFASIKKRLSSNPGWYSEALKSIQGVTEETTTGVNRLYRMQKEGSLKFPAINVNDSVTKSKFDNLYGCRESLVDAIKRATDVMIAGKTAIVCGYGDVGKGSAQSLRALSANVWVTEVDPICALQAAMEGYKVVNIDDEGVLEAADIVVTATGNYNVITHDHMMRMKDETIVCNIGHFDNEIDVASIEKYEWDEIKPQVDHITFPNGKRIILLARGRLVNLGCATGHPSFVMSNSFTNQTLAQIELWKNGDRYDNEVYVLPKHLDEKVARLHLARIGARLTQLKPEQADYIGVAVEGPYKPEHYRY; encoded by the coding sequence ATGAGCGCCAACCCCGAAACCCAAGCGAAGAGCGTGCTCTTCGACGACAGCATCGCGCCGACCGACAAGGACTACTGCGTTGCCGACGAAAGCCTGGCGGCCTTCGGTCGCAAGGAGATCGAAATCGCCGAGACCGAAATGCCCGGTCTGGTGCAGACCCGTCAGGAATTCGCGGCCGACAAGCCGCTGAAAGGTGCCCGCATTGCCGGCAGCCTGCACATGACCATCCAGACCGCCGTCCTGATCGAGACCCTGGTCGAGCTCGGCGCCGATGTGCGCTGGGCCTCCTGCAACATCTACTCGACCCAGGACCACGCGGCAGCGGCGATGGTCGCTCGCGGGATTCCCGTGTTCGCCTTCAAGGGCGAGAATCTGGTCGAGTACTGGGAGTTCACGCACCGCATCTTCCAGTGGCCGAATGGCGAAACCGCCAACATGATCCTGGACGATGGCGGTGATGCCACCCTGCTTCTGAACCTGGGTGCCCAGGCCGAAGAAGATCCCTCGATCCTGGACAACCCGGGCAGCGAAGAGGAACGGGCCCTGTTCGCTTCGATCAAGAAGCGCCTGAGCAGCAACCCGGGTTGGTACAGCGAAGCGCTGAAATCGATCCAGGGCGTGACCGAGGAGACCACCACCGGGGTCAACCGTCTGTACCGCATGCAGAAGGAAGGCAGCCTGAAGTTCCCGGCGATCAACGTCAACGACTCGGTGACCAAGTCGAAGTTCGACAACCTCTATGGCTGCCGTGAGTCCTTGGTCGACGCGATCAAGCGCGCCACCGATGTGATGATCGCCGGCAAGACCGCCATCGTCTGTGGCTACGGTGATGTCGGCAAGGGTTCGGCCCAGTCCCTGCGAGCCCTGTCGGCCAACGTCTGGGTGACCGAGGTCGATCCGATCTGCGCCCTGCAGGCCGCCATGGAAGGCTACAAGGTGGTCAACATCGACGATGAAGGCGTGCTGGAAGCGGCCGACATCGTGGTCACCGCCACGGGCAACTACAACGTGATCACCCACGACCACATGATGCGCATGAAGGACGAGACCATCGTCTGCAATATCGGTCACTTCGACAACGAGATCGACGTGGCCAGCATCGAGAAGTACGAGTGGGACGAGATCAAGCCCCAGGTCGATCACATCACCTTCCCGAACGGCAAGCGGATCATCCTGCTGGCGCGCGGTCGCCTGGTGAACCTCGGCTGCGCCACGGGGCATCCGAGCTTCGTCATGTCGAACTCCTTCACCAACCAGACCCTGGCTCAGATCGAGCTGTGGAAGAACGGTGATCGCTACGACAACGAGGTCTACGTCCTGCCGAAGCACCTCGACGAGAAGGTCGCCCGCCTCCACCTGGCCCGCATCGGTGCGCGCCTGACCCAGCTCAAGCCGGAGCAGGCCGATTACATCGGTGTGGCCGTCGAAGGTCCCTACAAGCCCGAGCACTACCGCTACTGA
- a CDS encoding Na(+)/H(+) antiporter subunit B, with protein MRENGILRIVARFLIPLIMLFALYIQFHGEYSPGGGFQAGVVFAAAWILFVLIYGLDAALDVIPERAMYVLMLVGVMLYCAVGIAGVLMGGHFLEYTPLLDDPKAAQQFGIITVEFGIGITVATVVMLIFTLFVRRRELLTDSEEQG; from the coding sequence GTGAGAGAAAACGGCATTCTGCGCATCGTCGCGCGTTTCCTGATCCCGCTGATCATGCTGTTCGCCCTGTACATCCAGTTCCACGGCGAGTATTCGCCCGGCGGCGGATTCCAGGCGGGTGTGGTGTTCGCCGCCGCCTGGATCCTGTTCGTGCTGATCTATGGCCTGGACGCGGCCCTCGACGTCATTCCCGAGCGAGCCATGTACGTGCTGATGCTCGTCGGGGTCATGCTCTACTGCGCCGTCGGCATCGCCGGCGTGCTCATGGGTGGGCATTTTCTCGAGTACACGCCGCTGCTGGACGATCCGAAGGCGGCCCAGCAGTTCGGCATCATCACCGTCGAATTCGGCATCGGCATCACCGTCGCCACCGTGGTCATGCTGATCTTCACCCTGTTCGTCCGCCGGCGCGAGCTGCTGACCGACTCCGAGGAGCAAGGCTGA
- a CDS encoding NUDIX hydrolase — translation MLPEADIEELHRGAYLSLCSRKHWEFVHRQHPVVVLVAWTPARELLLVEQYREPIAARTIELPAGLVGDEVGSEDEALLDAANRELEEETGWRAGRLTELMRCPTSAGMSDEMAVFLHAESLEQVGPGGGTGSEDITVHAIPERDIDAWLQAQRREGKQLDPKIYAALYWTGSR, via the coding sequence ATGCTACCAGAAGCCGATATCGAGGAACTCCACCGCGGGGCCTATCTCAGCCTGTGCTCCAGAAAGCACTGGGAATTCGTCCACCGCCAGCACCCGGTGGTGGTGCTGGTCGCCTGGACACCGGCGAGGGAACTGCTGCTGGTCGAGCAGTACCGCGAACCGATCGCGGCGCGAACCATCGAACTCCCCGCCGGCCTGGTCGGGGATGAGGTCGGCAGCGAAGATGAAGCGCTGCTGGATGCGGCAAACCGTGAACTGGAGGAGGAGACCGGTTGGCGGGCCGGGCGCCTGACGGAACTGATGCGCTGCCCCACCTCGGCGGGAATGAGCGACGAGATGGCCGTTTTTCTGCACGCCGAGTCCCTCGAACAGGTCGGCCCGGGCGGCGGCACGGGCTCCGAAGACATCACGGTGCACGCCATCCCCGAGCGTGACATCGACGCCTGGCTGCAGGCGCAGCGCCGGGAGGGCAAGCAGCTCGACCCGAAGATCTACGCGGCGCTCTACTGGACCGGCTCGCGCTGA
- the metF gene encoding methylenetetrahydrofolate reductase [NAD(P)H], which translates to MSTPSPQHSFEFFPPRDDDARADFLVARDRLARLGPAYMSVTFGAGGSTRSRTRDTVLAIHSETGVPAAPHISCMAEDHDSLHELLDSYRGAGIRRLVVLRGDRPSGGGSGVMDHAIDLVRFIRRHYGDHFHLEVACYPEHHPESPTPESDLRHFRAKVEAGANGAITQYFFNADAYFRFLDEAQRVGVDVPIVPGIMPITNYARLARFSNLCGAELPLWIAKRLQAWESDGDRESIRAFGEEVVTQLCRRLLEGGAPGLHFYTLNRAAPTLALCRNLGLGPSA; encoded by the coding sequence ATGAGCACACCGTCACCCCAGCACAGCTTCGAATTCTTCCCGCCTCGCGATGACGACGCCAGGGCCGATTTCCTCGTCGCACGTGATCGTCTGGCCAGGCTGGGACCGGCCTACATGTCGGTGACCTTCGGCGCCGGTGGATCGACCCGCTCGCGAACGCGCGATACGGTGCTGGCCATCCATTCGGAGACGGGCGTGCCCGCAGCGCCCCATATTTCCTGCATGGCGGAAGATCACGACAGTCTGCACGAACTGCTCGACAGTTACCGGGGCGCCGGCATTCGGCGCTTGGTGGTGCTGCGAGGCGATCGTCCCTCGGGCGGTGGCAGCGGCGTGATGGATCACGCCATCGATCTGGTCCGTTTCATCCGCCGGCATTACGGCGATCACTTTCACCTGGAAGTGGCCTGCTACCCGGAGCATCATCCGGAGTCGCCCACACCGGAGAGCGACCTGCGGCATTTTCGGGCCAAGGTCGAGGCCGGCGCCAACGGCGCCATCACCCAGTACTTCTTCAATGCGGATGCCTACTTCCGTTTTCTGGACGAGGCACAGCGGGTCGGTGTCGACGTGCCGATCGTGCCGGGGATCATGCCGATCACCAATTATGCGCGCCTGGCTCGATTCTCGAATCTCTGTGGGGCCGAGCTGCCGCTCTGGATCGCCAAGCGACTTCAGGCCTGGGAGTCGGACGGCGATCGGGAGTCGATCCGTGCCTTCGGCGAAGAGGTCGTCACCCAGCTATGCCGACGCCTGCTGGAGGGTGGGGCACCGGGCCTGCATTTCTACACCCTCAATCGGGCCGCACCGACCCTCGCACTTTGCCGAAATCTGGGCCTGGGCCCGTCGGCCTGA
- the mnhG gene encoding monovalent cation/H(+) antiporter subunit G: MAELAIDILSWILLLTGGAFGVIGGLGLVRFPDFYTRLHAAGVADTLCALLIVGGLILQAGFSILTLKLALILLFLLFTAPTASHALARAALVDGVEPKVDAETRRTPSSKP; this comes from the coding sequence ATGGCTGAGCTGGCGATCGACATCCTGTCCTGGATCCTGCTGCTGACCGGCGGCGCCTTCGGAGTGATCGGCGGTCTCGGCCTGGTCCGCTTCCCCGACTTCTACACGCGACTGCATGCGGCCGGCGTGGCCGACACCCTGTGCGCCCTGCTGATCGTCGGCGGCCTGATCCTGCAGGCGGGCTTCAGCATCCTGACCCTCAAGCTGGCGCTGATTCTGCTGTTCCTGCTGTTCACCGCACCGACCGCCAGCCATGCCCTGGCGCGCGCGGCCCTGGTCGACGGTGTGGAGCCGAAGGTCGACGCCGAAACCCGGAGGACGCCGTCATCGAAACCCTGA
- a CDS encoding Na+/H+ antiporter subunit E encodes MRYLISLSLLLAALWLGISGVYKPLMFMLGAASVLVVVWLSRRMDVVGVEHNPALYSWRLPVYWAWLVGQIIKANLTVAKLVLNPARIRPQIVRVPVPLESKVAKVTYANSCTLTPGTVTLQLEPDELTAHVLDAGSAEDLQAGHMAARIAWLEQHDQGAK; translated from the coding sequence ATGCGCTACCTAATCTCACTCTCTCTGTTGTTGGCCGCCCTGTGGCTCGGCATCTCCGGTGTCTACAAGCCGCTGATGTTCATGCTCGGTGCCGCATCGGTCCTCGTGGTGGTCTGGCTATCGCGACGGATGGACGTGGTGGGCGTAGAGCACAACCCTGCGCTGTACTCCTGGCGCCTGCCGGTCTACTGGGCCTGGCTGGTCGGCCAGATCATCAAGGCCAATTTGACGGTTGCCAAGCTGGTCCTGAATCCGGCTCGGATCCGTCCGCAGATCGTACGCGTGCCGGTGCCGCTCGAGAGCAAGGTCGCCAAGGTCACCTATGCCAACTCCTGCACCCTGACACCGGGCACCGTGACGCTCCAGCTCGAACCCGATGAGTTGACCGCACACGTGCTCGACGCGGGCTCGGCCGAGGATCTGCAAGCCGGCCACATGGCCGCACGCATCGCCTGGCTCGAACAACACGACCAAGGGGCAAAGTAG
- a CDS encoding isoaspartyl peptidase/L-asparaginase family protein gives MAQTDHPIAIAIHGGAGTISREAMSAERERDIRDALERAVQAGHAVLEAGGSSLDAVTAAIRILEDAPQFNAGRGSVLTEAGRVEMDASIMDGATLNAGAVASVTGLRHPIEAARRVMSDSPHVMLIGEGAEAFAAEFDLETEDPEWFITDFRREELRRIQSAEQARLSGPEPWYSTVGAVAIDRSGNLAAATSTGGMSNKRWGRVGDSPIIGAGTYANNQTCAVSATGHGEFFIRYVVAYDICARMAYTARPLAQTADEVVNQVLASAGASGGVIAIDRQGRIAMPFNTSGMYRAAIHRDGRMEVAIYRDSEDAPTAANEP, from the coding sequence ATGGCCCAGACCGATCACCCGATCGCGATCGCCATTCATGGCGGCGCCGGCACCATCAGCCGTGAAGCCATGAGCGCCGAGCGCGAGCGCGACATCCGGGACGCGCTCGAACGCGCGGTGCAGGCCGGTCACGCCGTGCTCGAGGCCGGCGGCAGCAGCCTCGACGCGGTCACCGCCGCGATCCGGATTCTCGAAGACGCCCCCCAGTTCAATGCCGGTCGCGGCTCGGTACTGACCGAAGCCGGGCGCGTCGAAATGGATGCGTCGATCATGGATGGCGCGACGCTGAACGCCGGGGCGGTCGCGAGCGTGACCGGCCTGCGCCATCCGATCGAGGCCGCCCGGCGGGTCATGAGCGATTCGCCCCATGTCATGTTGATCGGCGAAGGTGCGGAAGCCTTCGCCGCCGAATTCGATCTGGAGACCGAGGATCCGGAGTGGTTCATCACCGACTTCCGGCGTGAGGAGCTGCGTCGGATCCAGTCCGCCGAGCAGGCCCGCCTGAGCGGCCCCGAACCCTGGTACTCGACGGTCGGCGCCGTGGCCATCGACCGCAGCGGCAACCTGGCCGCGGCCACGTCCACCGGCGGCATGTCCAACAAGCGCTGGGGTCGCGTCGGCGATTCTCCGATCATCGGCGCCGGCACCTACGCCAACAACCAGACCTGCGCGGTGTCGGCCACGGGGCACGGGGAGTTCTTCATTCGCTACGTCGTCGCCTACGACATCTGCGCCCGCATGGCCTATACGGCTCGCCCACTTGCACAGACCGCCGATGAAGTCGTCAACCAGGTGCTGGCCAGCGCCGGCGCCAGCGGCGGTGTCATCGCAATCGACCGCCAGGGTCGGATCGCCATGCCCTTCAACACTTCCGGGATGTACCGTGCCGCCATTCATCGGGACGGCCGCATGGAAGTGGCGATCTATCGCGATTCGGAAGACGCACCCACGGCAGCGAACGAACCCTGA
- a CDS encoding AAA family ATPase yields the protein MKELDFLPDAPVNPAELASLASMIRAGTPLIVIESHDEPHAHALFMALRHQMHRPVLIWTATRGLVRADRDLVMAPDFADAGKALAHIAQRSDRALVLLMDFHPYLDDPVIVRQLREIGRRADDRQAPTVVLISPEITLPPELTALSRRFDLQAPEPATLEAMVRAEASRWGNERGLKPAEICEEALVQLINNLQGLTMKDARRLARNAIFDDGVLDHSDLKPVMQAKFELLDPGGVLNFELETARFSEVAGLANLRRWLELRAGVFRSAEAPPGLDPPRGMLLLGVQGCGKSLAARAAAGLFGVPLLHLDFATLFDRYHGQSERNLRQSLKAAELMAPCVMWIDEIEKGLATSDSDGGTSRRMLGSFLTWLSEHRSRVFVAATANDISRLPPELMRKGRFDEVFFVDLPERATRAEIMAIHLRRRELKPELYPLDRLAEATEGFSGAELEHLVVSALYVAHAQGVTLAMEHLSEELARTRPLSVLRGESIASLRAWARERAVPA from the coding sequence TTGAAGGAGCTGGATTTTCTGCCCGATGCGCCGGTCAACCCGGCCGAGCTGGCCTCACTGGCCTCGATGATCCGGGCCGGCACCCCCCTGATCGTGATCGAGAGCCATGATGAGCCGCATGCGCATGCGCTGTTCATGGCCCTCCGGCACCAGATGCACCGACCGGTCCTGATCTGGACGGCCACGCGGGGCCTGGTGCGGGCCGACCGGGATCTGGTGATGGCCCCGGACTTCGCGGATGCCGGCAAGGCGCTGGCCCATATCGCCCAGCGCAGCGATCGGGCCCTCGTCCTGCTGATGGACTTCCACCCCTACCTGGACGACCCGGTGATCGTGCGCCAGCTCCGTGAGATCGGGCGCCGCGCCGACGACCGACAGGCACCGACCGTGGTGCTGATCAGTCCCGAGATCACGCTTCCGCCGGAGCTGACCGCCCTGTCCCGGCGCTTCGACCTGCAGGCCCCCGAGCCCGCCACCCTCGAAGCCATGGTGCGCGCGGAGGCAAGCCGCTGGGGCAACGAGCGTGGCCTGAAGCCCGCCGAGATCTGCGAAGAGGCTCTGGTGCAGCTGATCAACAACCTGCAGGGCCTGACGATGAAGGATGCCCGTCGCCTGGCCCGCAATGCCATCTTCGACGATGGCGTGCTCGATCACAGCGATCTGAAGCCGGTGATGCAGGCCAAGTTCGAATTGCTCGATCCCGGGGGCGTGCTGAACTTCGAGCTGGAAACCGCCCGCTTCAGCGAGGTGGCCGGTCTCGCCAATCTGCGTCGCTGGCTGGAGCTGCGGGCCGGCGTTTTCCGCTCGGCCGAGGCGCCGCCGGGGCTCGATCCACCGCGGGGGATGCTGCTGTTGGGGGTCCAGGGCTGCGGCAAGTCCCTGGCGGCACGCGCCGCGGCCGGCCTGTTCGGGGTGCCCTTGCTGCACCTCGACTTCGCGACCCTGTTCGATCGCTACCACGGCCAGAGCGAGCGCAACCTTCGTCAATCCCTCAAGGCGGCCGAACTGATGGCGCCCTGTGTGATGTGGATCGACGAGATCGAGAAGGGCCTGGCGACCTCGGACAGCGACGGCGGAACCTCGCGGCGGATGCTCGGGAGTTTCCTGACCTGGCTGTCCGAGCATCGCTCGCGAGTGTTCGTGGCGGCCACCGCCAACGACATCAGTCGCCTGCCGCCCGAGTTGATGCGCAAGGGACGCTTCGACGAGGTGTTCTTCGTCGATCTGCCGGAGCGCGCCACCCGGGCCGAGATCATGGCGATCCACCTTCGCCGGCGCGAGCTCAAGCCCGAGCTCTATCCCCTCGATCGTCTGGCCGAAGCCACGGAAGGGTTTTCCGGCGCGGAGCTCGAACACCTGGTCGTCTCCGCGCTGTACGTGGCCCATGCCCAGGGCGTGACCCTGGCCATGGAGCATCTGAGCGAGGAACTCGCCCGGACGCGACCCCTGTCGGTCCTTCGGGGCGAGTCGATCGCGTCGCTCCGAGCCTGGGCGAGGGAGCGGGCCGTGCCCGCATGA
- a CDS encoding CPXCG motif-containing cysteine-rich protein, whose translation MLLDSFEFPCPWCGELNQLPQDPDELGQQLVQDCSVCCAPILIDRPAWPDQPPIIRREGD comes from the coding sequence ATGCTGCTGGATTCCTTCGAGTTTCCCTGCCCCTGGTGCGGGGAGCTCAATCAATTGCCCCAGGACCCGGATGAGCTGGGTCAGCAGCTGGTGCAGGACTGTAGCGTCTGCTGCGCACCGATTCTCATCGATCGGCCCGCCTGGCCGGATCAGCCACCCATCATCCGCCGTGAAGGCGATTGA
- a CDS encoding MAPEG family protein translates to MTIEYSTRVYWALFTRKCPVALTISLFYAGLLGLILLALSWRVVALRRHHKVGIGAGERSDLELAIRAHANFSEYVPLVLLLLVILEASAAMPALVLHLLGATLVIARLLHGFFGLNRSAGVSQGRFLGTLLTWLVLLASALLAAGVAIARWVLV, encoded by the coding sequence ATGACGATCGAATATAGCACGCGGGTATACTGGGCTCTGTTCACCCGGAAATGCCCCGTGGCCCTGACGATTTCCCTGTTCTATGCCGGCCTGCTCGGCCTGATCCTGCTCGCCCTGTCCTGGCGCGTGGTCGCCCTTCGTCGTCACCACAAGGTCGGGATCGGTGCCGGTGAGCGCTCCGATCTCGAGCTGGCCATCCGAGCCCACGCGAACTTCAGCGAGTACGTGCCGCTGGTGCTCTTGCTGCTGGTGATCCTGGAAGCCTCGGCGGCGATGCCGGCTCTGGTGCTGCATCTGCTGGGCGCCACGCTGGTCATCGCCCGCCTCCTGCACGGCTTCTTCGGCCTGAATCGCTCGGCAGGCGTTTCGCAGGGGCGCTTCCTCGGCACCTTGCTGACCTGGCTGGTGCTGCTGGCCAGCGCCCTGCTGGCAGCGGGGGTCGCGATCGCTCGCTGGGTGCTGGTCTGA
- a CDS encoding monovalent cation/H+ antiporter complex subunit F, protein MNTVLVLTTLLVFTTMALALARALKGPTIYDRILAVNVFGTKTVLVVALITLITGHADLVDVALVYALINFIAVVAVLKLVKMGDLGEAGEGDITDG, encoded by the coding sequence ATGAACACCGTGCTTGTCCTGACCACTCTGCTGGTCTTCACGACCATGGCCCTGGCACTGGCTCGAGCCCTCAAGGGCCCGACCATCTACGACCGCATCCTGGCCGTGAACGTGTTCGGCACGAAGACCGTGCTGGTGGTCGCCCTGATCACCCTGATCACCGGGCACGCCGACCTGGTCGACGTTGCCCTGGTCTACGCCCTGATCAACTTCATCGCCGTGGTCGCCGTGCTCAAGCTCGTCAAGATGGGCGACCTCGGTGAAGCCGGCGAAGGAGACATCACCGATGGCTGA
- a CDS encoding DUF4040 domain-containing protein: METLIDIGLLIFLIIIAVAVVRSRDLFTAAMLFAIYSLLSAALFTVLDAGDVALTEAAVGAGISTILVLALLALVPRQEAPPTRSNWPALAIVVITGAVLIYATADFPEFGRADNPIQTHVAPYYINETYNDMGVPNIVAAVLASYRSIDTLGEGFVILTAGLAVYSLLATRRRRPQRRKESRE; the protein is encoded by the coding sequence ATCGAAACCCTGATCGACATCGGCCTGCTGATCTTCCTGATCATCATCGCCGTGGCGGTGGTGCGCAGCCGTGACCTGTTCACGGCGGCCATGCTGTTCGCCATCTATTCCCTGCTCTCGGCGGCGCTGTTCACCGTGCTCGACGCCGGTGACGTGGCCCTGACCGAGGCCGCCGTCGGTGCCGGCATCTCGACCATCCTGGTGCTCGCCTTGCTGGCCCTGGTGCCGCGACAGGAAGCGCCGCCGACGCGCTCGAACTGGCCGGCCCTGGCCATCGTGGTGATCACCGGCGCCGTGCTGATCTATGCCACCGCCGACTTCCCGGAATTCGGCCGGGCCGACAATCCGATCCAGACCCACGTCGCGCCCTATTACATCAATGAAACCTACAACGACATGGGCGTGCCCAACATCGTTGCCGCGGTCCTGGCCAGCTATCGTTCGATCGATACCCTGGGCGAGGGCTTCGTGATCCTGACCGCCGGCCTGGCCGTGTACTCGTTGCTGGCCACGCGCCGGCGCCGGCCGCAGCGCCGCAAGGAGTCGCGAGAGTGA